The DNA window TACTAAATTTTGgttaatattagtttttagtaaattacaaaaacaaaaataagcaaaaataacTTGTAAGTACGTATGTTGACTATCGAGTCTCTTTCGTTACACAAACTTACACCTTATATCTTTTTTAGAGTATAATACTACCTCAATTTAGTTTTAAGAAGGCTAGTGCTATTCCCTATCTAAACCGACTTGTGAACGaagaatttgttttcaaaaagcaGCTTCGCTTCAAGGCTCAAGCCATCCTCAGAGAGGCTTTGAATAATGTTTCCAAACCAGAGCTTATTACTTTTATAGGGGTGCACGTAAGACGAGACGACTACATCAAGTATTTGGATAAGTAAGTCATGTTATGtataataatagttatttacataacaaatGAAGGAAGGTAACTGTTAACGCATAAACTTGAACTGCTGCGCACGAGACGCAAGCGTGAGCGTAACATTTCGAACAGAGCCTTTATAATTAAATGGAGGTGGTAGGTcaacattttcagcatttaCTTCATTGACACAAGtagcaaaaaatattgttacttccacattttatttctttatttctcacgAATTACTCAATCGATCCCAACGAGGAAGGTCTCATGGCAAAGGGAAttcaattccttttaaaataagatacCACTCGCCCTTCCTTTCTATTTAAGATTTCAATGCCACAGACACCTCTTCGTAGAGGTTGGGGCAGAGGGGGtgcaaaagtttaaaaaatatgtctctGAAAACTGAGGTTTACGTCTCGgagcatattttcatttattcgtttacaagaaaaaaaccCGAATGGAAACTTTTCGGCGCGCCTCCCTGTATTTATAAATGTACTAAATCTTCAGTACctagatatttaaattaaaggattATATTTGCGATGGAAGGATCATCCACTTAAAAGTAGCAACTGCTTTTCTAGGTGATAGAATCGACGCTCTTCTATGTCGCCCCTATTTGGGGATGGATGGTCAGGATCAAAAAGTACGCACACAAAATGCTGAGTTTGCAAATAGAAACACTGCTGCGGGTCATGTGCGCATATCGCACTCTGTCCCTTGAAGCGATGCAAGTATTAGTGGGCACTCCCCCCCATCGACTGTCTCCTGGAAGAAAGAATTCGTCTCAGCATTCTTCCACGAGTAACGAAGGGTGACAGAAGAGTGGTCAAAACACCAATCATTCGAAACTGACAGGAATGATGAATGAATGTAGAAGATAAAGACCAGGAGACTCAGAGATTAATCCCTGACcttgaaaactgaattttgTGCAGACACAGGCGGCTGAATTACTTTCTAACTCAAGCGTCAAGCGGCCATGGAAAGTTTGAGGCGTTCACGTACTGAATCGGGAAAACCGGGCCTGAATGCAGGACCTGCGAAATCGACGATTCTGCGGAACACTACATCTTCTAGTTTCTAGACTTTGAAATATAAACAGAAGAACTAAATGCGTTAACACCGGATTGTTTTGTGGAAGTAGTGCTAGAAAGCATATTATACCGGGGATAGCATATTATACCTAATAGTACCGATACAGCAGCGCCATTTCTGTGTTGgtcaaagaaaagaaaaagatgGAATGCAGCATTTAAAATGCATGATCCTACGGAgtacataaaaaatacaaactcaataaacaaaacacaatataataaaatataatgaaaaaataaataataaaactatcgAATTTATACCTCCTTGATTCCGATGCTTTTATTCCCGAGAAACAATTCCGTGTCGTGGCAAGTTTGGGGAGGAATCCTCCGAGACTTTTAATGGGTAGGCGCTCCGATGAATGCCATTCTACCAGGTCGTTAGAATAACAGACCGGGCGTCTGGacaattttcttcaagaaaAAAGTACCTAGATATGTCAGAAACGGTTAAATTAACATGTTATATTTGATACGGTGTTGTCACCAGGTTAAATACTTCGTAATTTTTCCGTAACATACGCATTGGgaacaaaattattcattcattgaaaaaaaatttctttgtttctgTCCGGATAACTAAGTATTTAAGCCCATATATTTTtggtagaaaatttaatatagagACATATTATAAAGCTTTTCAATGgctgttttttaaattgtatttaattttaataaattggagGAATTTAATTGTAACATTATAAtagataaaaagaaaaagtttaatactaacaattttttttcgaggaaaatcttcaaaaagatACTCGGTCTGTCGTGTCTGGTAATCGAGCAGTGTGGGATTCGCTTGGGCACCCACCTACTAAAAATCTCGGGGCTCTTTTCCAAATCTGTCACGACCCGGAATTGTCCCATGGGGATAAAAGCCTCGGAGTCGGGGAAACATAAATTCgatggttttaatttttattatttttttaaattattttaatgtgtttgtaatttttttatgaactcAGTAGgattatgtattttaaatgttgcgGTCGATCCTTTCCTTTTCTCTAATTACAGCAGAAATGACGTCGCTGCATCAGTCccattttgttttgctttccagtatttcttttatcaaggaatttgctgtTTGTAGTTCAAAGTCTGAACACTAGAAAACATTAATGATGTCCTTAGTAGAATTGAACTACATACCAAAGAATTAGAagaatttgtgtattttttggaatatacgcatgtataaataattttaataaaatcaagtGAAgtgtaaatgaaaatatgtgcAACTAACTataacatttattattcacaaatttcttaatttttttttcagaaaatacaAAGTTACACCTGCGACAAATGAATATTACTTGAATGCCATGGGATACTATAAAAATAAGTACAAAAGATGTCTTTTCATCATCATTAGTGATGATCCACAGTGGTGCTACGATCAATTCGGCAAATTACAAGACGTTTTCGTTGCGTCGTACAAAAGAAACAACACGGCTGGGGAAGATTTGGCCATAATGGCAGCGTGTAATCATTCCATCTTCGATTATGGGACCTACGGAGAATGGGGTGCCATTTTAGCAGGTGGTGAAGCCCTTTATAAGTCGATCCACAATACAAGGGGGGCTATCATAGGCATAAAAAAATGGCGAATGATGcattaagatatttttattttttgttaaagtttCTAACAATGTTTGTGATTGTTGATGGGGTTTGTAATTGTTAGATCattgaattaaattgaattgaatgaaCGATTAGTTCGTAATAATATACTCATATatgatattaataaaaagaaggTATCCTAGTATGGGTTTTACTTCCAGTAGAAGTTTTTCATACTGTCTGGATAGATCTGCTCATCCTGTGCTTACTTTCTTTTTGCGAGGAAGTGAAAATGCGCCcacctacccactaaaaccaccTCTTCTCTTCTGCCCCAGAAGCGCCTTTAGGCCTTGCATCGGGGACTCCTGCTCGCCTGGACTAGGCGAGGTCACAATTTCGCAACCCACTCTTCTTCGTTTCGTTCTCGCTTGCAATCTTCGCTCTCAGAATCTTTTCAATCATGCTCTCAAACAATTCCTACTTCTCCCTACTCTCCACCAATTCGTTCTTTATCGTGCTTTGGTTCAGGTCGAGTCCCCCTCCCTCACTTCCACACGATAACTCTCCCATTCCGGACATCCCCACAACGTGTGCTGTGGCGTGTCCTCCCTTTCGTTACAAAACTAACATTCCGCACTCGTTTCAACCTCTATCCGCCTCAGGTATTTACCAAACACACCGTGCCCTGTAAACACCTGAGACAGCATATAGCCGCTCTTTGTCCACTCACATTCATATCACATTCGGATTCTGGGTATGAAGGTTTTTGCCTATCCTTCATACTCCTCCTATTCCCTTTCCCATTCCTCCATCATCCAGTCTCACACCTCTCCCCTACATTCTCTCCCCCTTTCCCACATCATGCTCCTTTCTTTCACTCTGATTCCCACCGGCGGTATTTTTGCTAAGGCCAACACCGACGGGGCCGGAGCAGTTCTGTAGGCGCTAGCCACCTGGAACGCGAACAAACGATTTGCCCTCTTCAGAATAGCTTCGCACTGCCTGTACGTCAGCTCCGTCTGCCAGACAGGAGCCGAGTACAACAGGGGCGACGATATCGCCATCACCATGAATCGCCTCCTTTAGTATCCCAAATCGTTCACCCACGGTAATATGCCTTCGAGCTCACGGATCACCCGTGCCACCTTTTCGGCCGTTCGTCGGGCGTGCTCACCGAAGTGAGCGTCCCTACCGAATCAGACCCCTAGGTATTTCACGCATTCCTTCGTCTCATAAATCTCGTCGTCCACTCTCAGATCCATGCTCCGAATCATCTTACGTCCGGCCAGAAGCTTCATCTCTGTCTTGTCTGTCGCCATGTTGACACTTTTGGCACGGAACGTATCAATGATCAGTTCCATGGCCTTCCATGTCCTCGTCTCCAGGATTTCCCTATTCCTGTCCGTCACCACCAACGCCACCGGAGTGACGCCCTTTGGAAAACCCATCGTCAGTATCTCGTTGTAGTACAGATTCCACAAGACGGGGCCCAGCACGAACCTCTGAGGAACCCCACACAACAGCTTCCGAGCTTCTCCGTTAGGCAACGTTAAGATTCTATCTTGCAGGTATGACTGCACGAGGTCAGTCATGTATTTTCTCACGTGGGATCTCCTGAGCATCTCGACTATGAGGTGTCAGGGCGCGGAATTGAACGCATTCTTAACATCAATGGTTATCATAACGCAGAAGTCCGCGCGCTTCTAATCCGTCCTCCTGATCTTCTCCACGATCTATATCACACCCAGCATGACGTCCATGGTGCTCCTGTCCTTCATGAAACCATGCTGCCTTTCACCGATCATGCCATGTGCTTTCACCTCTTCCATCAGTCTGGTTATGATCACCTTCTCCGCTACTTTTCCGTGTCTGTCAATTAAACAGATGGGTCGGTACGAGGCCCCCGTACCTGACTCCCATTTCGGTTTCTCCATCAGCACCAATCAGGCCCTCTTCCAGACCTTCAGGAAAACCACCGACGTCACGATGCGTGAAACGTAGTCAGCCATACCCTGGGGCACTGTCCCAAGATACAAATTTAAGACCTCGTTCGGTATTCCATCCAGCCCCGGAGCCTTGCGGCTCTTGAGATGCCCAATGGCCTGCCGAATCTCCTACGCTGAGACCCGAGCCACATGTTCGGTCCCCAGTTCTCTTGGCACCCCTCTTGGATCCTCTCCTTCTTCGTAAAAAGTTCGTCCACCTACCGTTCTACACACGCAACATTTCTATTTCCGATAAATACTCTGTACTTACTTGCGGCTagtaaatcgaaaattacAACCTGATACTGAAATGTCATTGCAAACCAACTTTACCGGCCTTTAATGAATTATCTTTCGGTTCAAAATTGCAGTCGtttaaattcaacatttttatcatGATTAGAGTTATCACTAATTTTATcctaaagatattttgaaacattgcAATATTCActtcttcatattttaattatattgacATTATGAATGgccaaatttttataaaatatagaaCAAATGTACAGTATTAGTTCAAAGTAGATAGACAAAGTCGATTTATATCTCAActatattaaaacaaataaattgagcattgttttattttttttgtaaaagaGATAGCCATActctaataaataaaacaacaatttctgaaatatcttgaaaattctaaatgaaACAGTAGAAAAAAACAGAATATGGCTGGACAAAAGTAGatagacatataaaaaataactcaatttaaaaaagaaaggaaaacattttttctaaacattaaagtaattataattaatacttAGTATAGTATTATAGtactgtttattattaattacaacATGGCACCTCCTTGGCATAGAGTCTAACAGCCTATTGATAACAACCAAGTCCATATTTTGCCAGGTTTCCAGTAATTTCGCAAACAAGTTATCCCGATTTGAATATTGTACATCTCTAATCTTTTTATCAAGGATTTCCCAAAGTTTTCTATTGGATTTAAATGAGATGACTGCGACGgtcattttaaaacaatgattttttcagcttcaaaaaattgtttcaccAACTTAAAAGAACGTTTCGGGTCGTTATcgtgttgaaatttgaatcGAAGAGGCAAATTTTTATCAGTGTAGGGAACCATGATgtctctaaaaatatttcgataCATTATCCTATCCATAATGCCCTTAATAATGTGAAGTGGTCTCGTTCCAAATTCCGAGAAGCATCCCCACACCATTACGGAGTCACCACCATGTTTTAAGGTCGGTTTCGTATATTTAGGATACAGTCGTTTCCCAGGAGGTTTTCTAATATACTGAATACCATTAGAATTGAGTAGATTGTCTTCTAATATAGTGAATACCATCAGAATTGAACAGATTGAACTTCGATTCGTCCGTCCAAcatacttttttccatttttcttttgtcCAGTAAATGTGTTGGTGTGCAAATTCTAATCGAGCCTTCCGGCTCTTTTTAGAGATAAATGGTTTCTTGGCTAGTCTACGAGCAAACAACCTTTCTTCAACTAGTCTTCTCGTTATTGTCTTTGAAGATACACTACACATCCCTGTCGACtctaaaatttccttaattttttgggACGAGAGAAAGAGGT is part of the Euwallacea similis isolate ESF13 unplaced genomic scaffold, ESF131.1 scaffold_72, whole genome shotgun sequence genome and encodes:
- the LOC136419083 gene encoding galactoside alpha-(1,2)-fucosyltransferase 1-like encodes the protein SIILPQFSFKKASAIPYLNRLVNEEFVFKKQLRFKAQAILREALNNVSKPELITFIGVHVRRDDYIKYLDKKYKVTPATNEYYLNAMGYYKNKYKRCLFIIISDDPQWCYDQFGKLQDVFVASYKRNNTAGEDLAIMAACNHSIFDYGTYGEWGAILAGGEALYKSIHNTRGAIIGIKKWRMMH